The proteins below come from a single candidate division WOR-3 bacterium genomic window:
- a CDS encoding gamma-glutamyl-gamma-aminobutyrate hydrolase family protein (Members of this family of hydrolases with an active site Cys residue belong to MEROPS family C26.) yields MKTIIVNSYRINPEEKIAHYIECVSKHSDFVVITDVRIYDFDVTDYDALILSGSPDLVSRGGFSKSYLEFLKYNRLPTLGICYGHQLLAKAFGADINSHRCRIEGEVTVRIVKPDPIFEGLPTEFLVQESHQEYVEKSSLARAGFELLAVSDSCEVEAIKHIEYCLYGVQFHPERSGSNGQLIFDNFFAIIKKLRGII; encoded by the coding sequence ATGAAAACGATTATTGTTAACAGCTACCGCATAAACCCAGAAGAAAAAATTGCTCACTATATTGAGTGTGTTAGTAAACACAGTGATTTTGTAGTCATAACAGATGTTCGGATATACGACTTCGACGTTACAGATTATGATGCATTAATTCTTTCTGGCTCACCAGACCTGGTTAGTCGTGGTGGTTTTTCTAAATCATATCTTGAATTTTTAAAATACAATCGATTACCGACATTAGGAATTTGCTACGGACATCAATTATTAGCTAAAGCATTTGGTGCTGATATAAATTCTCATAGATGTCGCATTGAAGGTGAAGTGACCGTTAGAATCGTTAAGCCTGACCCAATTTTCGAGGGTTTACCAACAGAATTTTTGGTTCAGGAAAGTCATCAAGAATATGTAGAAAAGTCTTCATTAGCCCGTGCCGGTTTTGAGCTTTTGGCTGTTTCTGACTCTTGCGAGGTAGAAGCAATTAAACACATCGAATACTGTCTTTATGGGGTCCAGTTTCACCCTGAACGTTCGGGTTCTAATGGACAATTAATATTTGATAATTTCTTCGCAATTATTAAAAAATTACGCGGGATAATTTAG
- a CDS encoding CDP-archaeol synthase encodes MSAKIAKLGERTLIGLALVLLVFLVLYGPVWLVVIFSVLWIILATNELYNLFLRHGIISPKWLLITINALFPLLYYFTKSFLWYLLLVAGVFIYTLCVQKKILSFVPYILFSMLYLGFLPTHLVYLKDWIWNRDWLLIKRFLLVLYPLAFTWINDTAGYIVGSLIGKHYLAPQISPKKTYEGFIAGIVLGIIFSVFYLRQIFNFSSVKSFYTGFLLGCGALLGDLLESGIKRGAGVKDSSSVLGAHGGFLDRIDSLIITIPLFYYLLTLYLV; translated from the coding sequence ATGTCCGCTAAAATTGCTAAACTTGGTGAACGAACTCTAATTGGGTTAGCATTGGTATTGTTGGTCTTTTTAGTCCTCTATGGACCGGTTTGGCTTGTGGTTATCTTTAGTGTCCTATGGATTATTTTAGCAACTAATGAGCTTTACAATTTATTCTTAAGACATGGAATTATTTCTCCCAAATGGCTGCTGATTACAATCAACGCGCTTTTCCCATTACTATACTATTTTACTAAATCATTTCTATGGTACTTACTTTTAGTAGCGGGAGTGTTTATTTATACGCTATGCGTTCAAAAAAAAATTTTAAGTTTCGTTCCTTATATTTTGTTTTCAATGCTTTATTTAGGGTTTTTACCAACCCATCTGGTTTATCTTAAAGATTGGATTTGGAACCGAGATTGGTTACTGATTAAACGATTTTTGCTTGTTTTGTATCCCTTGGCATTTACCTGGATAAACGATACCGCTGGCTATATTGTCGGTAGCTTAATCGGCAAACATTATTTGGCACCGCAAATTAGTCCCAAAAAGACTTACGAAGGTTTTATTGCCGGAATTGTTTTGGGAATAATTTTTTCCGTATTTTATTTAAGACAAATATTTAATTTTTCGTCAGTAAAAAGTTTTTATACCGGCTTTCTCCTCGGTTGCGGCGCCCTGTTAGGTGATTTGTTGGAATCGGGCATTAAACGGGGAGCAGGAGTTAAAGATAGTTCCTCGGTACTAGGCGCACACGGTGGGTTTTTAGACCGTATTGACAGTTTAATTATAACAATTCCGTTATTTTATTATCTATTAACGCTTTATCTTGTCTAA
- a CDS encoding isoprenyl transferase, with translation MSLKNYKLPNVLPTHIAIIMDGNGRWAKARGLPRYFGHRRGVETVRKIVRACGQWGIKYLTLYVFSTENWFRPQKEVDKLMEILQHRLISEEKELMKNNIQVRAIGQINRLPPGVQKNLNQLINKTQSNTGLILILALSYGGRYEIVEAVKKIINSNFDPDMLSPESFRNFLYDPQIPDPDLLIRTGGEKRISNFLLWQLAYTEFYFTDALWPNFTEDDLYDALLEYARRRRRFGRVEDDNLPKI, from the coding sequence GTGAGTCTTAAAAACTATAAACTACCTAATGTCCTTCCTACTCACATAGCGATAATAATGGATGGGAACGGCCGATGGGCTAAAGCGAGAGGCCTACCGAGATATTTTGGGCATCGCCGTGGAGTAGAAACCGTAAGAAAAATTGTTCGGGCCTGTGGCCAATGGGGCATTAAATATCTTACCTTGTATGTCTTCTCTACTGAGAACTGGTTTCGCCCTCAAAAGGAAGTTGATAAATTAATGGAAATTTTACAGCACCGGTTAATAAGCGAGGAGAAAGAACTTATGAAAAATAATATCCAAGTTCGTGCAATTGGCCAAATTAATAGACTTCCACCCGGGGTTCAAAAAAATTTAAATCAATTGATAAATAAAACCCAGAGCAATACCGGATTGATTTTAATTCTGGCTTTAAGCTATGGTGGGCGCTATGAAATTGTCGAGGCTGTAAAAAAGATAATTAACTCTAATTTCGATCCCGATATGTTGTCACCGGAGAGTTTCCGAAATTTTCTTTACGACCCTCAAATCCCTGATCCAGATCTTTTAATTCGAACCGGAGGCGAGAAACGCATTTCTAATTTTTTGCTATGGCAACTAGCTTATACTGAATTTTATTTCACCGATGCCTTATGGCCTAACTTTACAGAAGACGATCTATATGATGCTCTTTTAGAGTATGCCCGTCGACGACGACGATTTGGAAGAGTGGAAGACGACAACCTTCCAAAGATATAA
- the frr gene encoding ribosome recycling factor, which yields MLENIYKQTKEKMRKTTDVLALELSKIRTARASPAILEEIKVNYYGSLVPLKQIASIQAADPKTLIVQPWDRSVLSEIEKAILKAEIGLNPIVESNFLRVPIPPLSEERRKELVKLCHKLTEEAKVAIRNIRRDSNEQIKKLEKEKEISEDDSERAAKKIQEITDEHIKIIDDLFAKKEKEILEK from the coding sequence ATGTTAGAGAATATATATAAGCAAACCAAAGAAAAGATGCGAAAAACTACTGATGTATTAGCTTTAGAACTATCAAAAATTCGAACGGCCCGCGCTTCACCGGCAATTCTTGAAGAAATTAAAGTAAATTATTACGGCTCCCTAGTACCCTTAAAGCAGATTGCGTCAATCCAAGCGGCAGATCCCAAAACTTTAATTGTGCAGCCCTGGGACCGAAGTGTCCTCAGCGAAATTGAAAAGGCAATCCTTAAAGCTGAAATTGGTCTCAATCCAATTGTCGAAAGTAATTTTTTACGAGTGCCAATACCTCCATTATCTGAAGAACGACGAAAAGAACTTGTAAAACTATGCCACAAATTAACTGAAGAAGCCAAGGTAGCGATTCGTAATATCCGGCGGGATAGCAATGAGCAGATAAAAAAATTAGAAAAAGAAAAAGAAATTTCTGAAGATGATTCGGAACGAGCTGCCAAAAAAATCCAAGAAATTACCGATGAACATATTAAAATAATTGACGACCTGTTCGCTAAAAAAGAAAAAGAAATTTTAGAAAAATAG